The Tautonia marina genome segment TGACAAGTGGTCCTTTCAGACGATCGCCGAAGTCCCCAGCATCCACCGCCTCCGATGGGGCGACACTCGTGGCGACGGACGCCTCGACCTGATCGTGGCTCCCATCTTCGGACCCGATTCCACTCCTCCCGCCTTTCAGGAAGACTCGGCTCGGCTCATGGTGTTCCCCTCGTTCACCATCGGAGCCAATCGCCCCAAACCCGAGTCCGTTGCCCTCGCTCCCGTCATGCACGCCATCGCCGTCGTCCGCCTTCCCGAAAATCACCGCGATTCCATTCTCTCCGCCAGCAATCTTGGCGTCTCCTTGCACCGACGTGCCGAAGTCGTCGATCCCGAATCTCCTCACACCTGGCTCAGTGTTCGGCTGACTCCAGGGGCCTCCGGGACTCCCCCCGCCCGAGGTGCCAGCGAGATTCATCTCGGACACTTCGGATCAGATCACGCCTTGCTTGCCACCATCGAGCCCTGGCACGGATCGAACGTGGCCATTTCGACCATCCCACGCGCCGCGCTGACCACTGTGGGTCATCAGCCCGACCAGATCGGTCCTCGAACCATCCTCGACGACTCCCTCGATGATGGTCATGCACTCTGGCTTGCTGATGTCAACGGAGACGGGATCGACGAGGTTTTCGCCGGCCATCGCGGAACGAATCATCGAGTCTCGGTCTACCACTTCGATGGCAAGACGTGGCAGCGAACCATCCTCGACTCCACCATCGCCGCCCAGGATCTTCGAGGAGGAGACCTCAATCAGGATGGGATTCCCGACATCGTCGCCATCGGAGGGACCTC includes the following:
- a CDS encoding FG-GAP repeat domain-containing protein; translation: MRPFTMLSLMLLNPFPGDDEAAPPSPLPSFKRIVIDDTFPGGYQVEVADVNGDTRPDIIALGGGTCAWYENPSWQKRIITGPDQTPGIISSATTDLDGDGRAEVAIAYDFAMREPTRGKLGLARPGASPDDKWSFQTIAEVPSIHRLRWGDTRGDGRLDLIVAPIFGPDSTPPAFQEDSARLMVFPSFTIGANRPKPESVALAPVMHAIAVVRLPENHRDSILSASNLGVSLHRRAEVVDPESPHTWLSVRLTPGASGTPPARGASEIHLGHFGSDHALLATIEPWHGSNVAISTIPRAALTTVGHQPDQIGPRTILDDSLDDGHALWLADVNGDGIDEVFAGHRGTNHRVSVYHFDGKTWQRTILDSTIAAQDLRGGDLNQDGIPDIVAIGGTSQNVIWYRPRPASTSASSHP